The Pseudomonas eucalypticola genome has a window encoding:
- a CDS encoding alkene reductase, producing the protein MTTIFDPIKLGDLELPNRIIMAPLTRCRADEGRVPNAMMAEYYVQRATAGLILTEATSVTPMGVGYPDTPGIWSNDQVRGWTNITKAVHGAGGRIFLQLWHVGRISHESYLNGETPVAPSAVKPAGHVSLVRPITEYPTPRALETAEIADIVEAYRQGAENAKAAGFDGVEVHGANGYLLDQFLQSSTNQRTDQYGGSLENRARLLLEVTDACIEVWGAGRVGVHLAPRADSHDMGDANRLETFSYVARELGKRGVAFICAREKEADDSIGAALKDAFGGPYIANERFTKASANAALAAGTADAVAFGVPFIANPDLVARLAADAPLNDARPELFYAKGAEGYLDYPTL; encoded by the coding sequence ATGACCACTATTTTCGACCCGATCAAGCTGGGTGACCTCGAGCTGCCGAACCGCATCATCATGGCACCGCTGACCCGCTGCCGCGCCGACGAAGGCCGCGTGCCGAACGCGATGATGGCCGAATACTACGTTCAGCGCGCCACCGCCGGCCTGATCCTCACCGAGGCCACCTCGGTAACGCCCATGGGCGTGGGCTACCCGGACACCCCCGGCATCTGGTCCAACGACCAGGTGCGTGGCTGGACCAACATCACCAAGGCTGTGCATGGCGCCGGTGGACGCATCTTCCTGCAACTGTGGCACGTGGGCCGTATTTCCCATGAAAGCTACCTCAACGGCGAAACACCGGTGGCCCCCAGCGCCGTCAAGCCGGCCGGCCATGTGAGCCTGGTGCGGCCGATCACCGAGTACCCCACCCCGCGTGCGCTGGAAACCGCGGAAATTGCCGATATCGTCGAGGCTTACCGCCAAGGCGCGGAAAACGCCAAGGCTGCGGGCTTCGATGGCGTGGAAGTGCATGGCGCCAACGGCTACCTGCTCGACCAGTTCCTGCAGAGCAGCACCAACCAGCGCACCGACCAATACGGCGGCTCACTGGAAAACCGGGCGCGCCTGCTCCTGGAAGTGACCGATGCCTGCATCGAGGTCTGGGGCGCAGGCCGGGTCGGCGTGCACCTGGCGCCGCGCGCCGACTCCCATGACATGGGCGACGCGAACCGCCTGGAAACCTTCAGCTACGTGGCCCGTGAATTGGGCAAGCGCGGCGTGGCATTCATCTGCGCCCGCGAGAAGGAAGCCGACGACAGCATCGGTGCTGCTTTGAAGGACGCCTTCGGTGGCCCTTACATCGCCAACGAACGTTTCACCAAGGCCAGCGCCAATGCCGCCCTGGCAGCCGGTACCGCCGACGCCGTGGCTTTCGGCGTGCCGTTCATCGCCAACCCTGACCTGGTCGCACGCCTGGCGGCGGATGCTCCGCTGAACGACGCACGGCCGGAACTGTTCTATGCCAAGGGTGCCGAGGGGTACCTGGACTACCCGACGCTCTGA
- a CDS encoding ATPase codes for MRNDARDDDFDNVPRLSAKDGDDDDFASTPHAERGRTTVYSRATPVVKVKGASTGPLWALVGALSIALVGLGWWSFQQISLMEQQLVATQESFARISEEAAGRLRDISGKVVATESSATSGSEQLKLQIKQLQAQLQDQGRLQQGVAGQQGDLGKRIDQALAVASAQQAANDQVQAQLKSLSADLATLKGGQADAGKLDAQIKALTTDVAALKKQGNVTGRLDSVEQDLVVLKSEVENRPAPAAGTNTAEFDSFRGQTTRNITTLQSQIQNLQQQINTRQ; via the coding sequence ATGCGTAACGACGCCCGTGACGATGATTTCGACAATGTCCCTCGCCTGAGCGCCAAGGACGGCGATGACGACGACTTTGCCTCCACCCCCCATGCTGAGCGCGGGCGCACCACGGTGTATTCGCGCGCCACGCCAGTGGTCAAGGTCAAGGGCGCCAGCACTGGCCCGCTGTGGGCCCTGGTCGGTGCCCTGAGTATCGCCCTGGTGGGCCTTGGCTGGTGGAGCTTCCAGCAGATATCGTTGATGGAGCAACAACTGGTGGCGACCCAGGAAAGCTTCGCACGCATCAGTGAAGAGGCGGCCGGCCGCCTGCGCGACATCAGCGGCAAGGTGGTGGCCACCGAGTCCAGTGCCACCAGTGGCAGCGAACAATTGAAGCTGCAGATCAAGCAGTTGCAGGCCCAGTTGCAGGATCAGGGCCGCTTGCAGCAGGGGGTGGCCGGGCAGCAGGGCGACCTGGGCAAGCGCATTGACCAGGCCTTGGCCGTGGCGAGCGCGCAGCAGGCCGCCAATGACCAGGTGCAGGCCCAACTCAAGAGCCTGAGCGCCGACCTGGCGACCCTCAAGGGCGGCCAGGCTGACGCCGGCAAGCTGGACGCCCAGATCAAGGCGCTGACCACAGACGTGGCCGCGCTGAAGAAGCAAGGCAACGTGACGGGCCGGCTCGATAGCGTCGAGCAGGACCTGGTGGTGCTCAAAAGCGAGGTGGAAAACCGCCCGGCCCCGGCCGCCGGCACCAACACCGCCGAATTCGACTCGTTCCGTGGCCAGACCACGCGCAACATCACCACGTTGCAGAGCCAGATCCAGAACCTGCAGCAGCAGATCAATACCCGGCAGTGA
- a CDS encoding NAD-dependent epimerase/dehydratase family protein, with the protein MKILVTGASGFIGGRFARHALEQGLEVRVSGRRAEGVEHLVRRGAQFVQGDLTDPDLVRRLCIGIEAVVHCAGAVGNWGRYQDFHRGNVEVTENVVESCLKEQVRRLVHLSSPSIYFDGRSHLALREEQVPRRFHDHYAKTKYLAEQKVFGAAEFGLEVLALRPRFVTGAGDVSIFPRLLQMQKKNRLKIIGNGLNKVDFTSVQNLNEALMSALLADEPALGKAYNISNGAPVPIWDVVNYVMRQMNLPQATRYRSYGLAYTAAALNEGACLLWPGRPQPTLSRLGMQVMNKDFTLDISRARHYLNYAPQVSLWAALDEFCAWWRAQDRTGSR; encoded by the coding sequence ATGAAAATTCTGGTGACCGGCGCAAGCGGTTTCATTGGCGGGCGTTTTGCCCGCCACGCGCTGGAACAGGGCCTGGAGGTGCGCGTGAGCGGCCGTCGGGCCGAGGGGGTAGAACACCTGGTGCGCCGTGGCGCCCAGTTCGTGCAGGGCGACCTGACCGACCCGGACCTGGTGCGCCGCTTGTGCATTGGGATCGAGGCCGTGGTCCACTGTGCCGGCGCGGTGGGTAACTGGGGGCGCTATCAGGACTTTCATCGTGGCAACGTGGAGGTCACCGAGAACGTGGTCGAGTCGTGTCTCAAGGAGCAGGTACGACGCCTGGTGCACCTGTCATCACCGTCTATCTATTTCGATGGCCGCTCGCATCTGGCGCTGCGCGAGGAACAGGTGCCCCGGCGCTTCCATGACCACTACGCCAAGACCAAATACCTGGCCGAACAGAAAGTGTTCGGGGCCGCGGAGTTCGGCCTCGAGGTCCTGGCCCTGCGCCCGCGCTTCGTGACCGGTGCCGGTGACGTCAGTATCTTCCCGCGGTTGTTGCAGATGCAGAAAAAGAACCGTTTGAAGATCATTGGCAATGGCTTGAACAAGGTCGACTTCACCAGTGTGCAGAACCTCAATGAAGCGCTGATGAGTGCGCTGCTGGCCGACGAGCCGGCGTTGGGCAAAGCCTACAACATCAGCAACGGCGCGCCGGTGCCGATCTGGGACGTGGTCAACTATGTGATGCGCCAGATGAACCTGCCTCAGGCCACGCGCTACCGCTCATACGGCCTGGCCTACACGGCTGCCGCGCTCAACGAGGGCGCGTGCCTGTTGTGGCCGGGGCGGCCGCAGCCGACCTTGTCGCGCCTGGGCATGCAGGTCATGAACAAGGATTTCACCCTGGACATCAGCCGCGCCAGGCATTATCTGAACTACGCGCCCCAGGTGAGCCTGTGGGCGGCCCTGGACGAGTTCTGCGCCTGGTGGCGAGCCCAGGACCGAACTGGTAGCCGTTGA
- a CDS encoding LysR family transcriptional regulator ArgP: MFDYKLLSALAAVTEQAGFERAAQVLGLSQSAVSQRIKLLEARVGQPVLVRATPPVPTEIGRRLLNHVQQVRLLERDLQGQVPALDEEGMPQRLRIALNADSLATWWAAAVGDFCTARGVLLDLVVEDQDVGLKRMRAGEVAACVCGSERPVAGARSLPLGAMRYLALASPGFVERHFPDGFVAGQLAQTPALVYGPDDLLQHRYLAELGIEGGFLHHLCPSSEGFLRMAEHGLGWGLVPALQARTQLASGTLVQLLPERWIDVPLYWHHWRHGGQLLSDLTDHLARQAARWLVA; this comes from the coding sequence ATGTTTGATTACAAACTGCTTTCCGCGCTGGCCGCCGTTACTGAGCAGGCCGGTTTCGAACGTGCCGCCCAGGTGCTGGGGCTGTCTCAGTCGGCGGTCTCCCAACGCATCAAGTTGCTGGAAGCGCGGGTTGGCCAGCCGGTGCTGGTAAGGGCGACCCCACCGGTGCCCACGGAGATCGGCCGACGGCTGCTCAACCACGTTCAGCAAGTACGCTTGCTCGAACGCGACCTTCAAGGGCAGGTGCCGGCCCTGGACGAGGAAGGCATGCCGCAAAGGCTGCGCATCGCCCTGAACGCCGATAGCCTGGCCACGTGGTGGGCGGCCGCCGTCGGCGACTTCTGCACGGCGCGTGGCGTATTGCTGGATCTGGTAGTCGAAGACCAGGACGTGGGCCTCAAGCGCATGCGTGCCGGGGAGGTGGCCGCCTGTGTCTGCGGCAGCGAACGACCCGTGGCGGGCGCGCGCAGCCTCCCGCTGGGGGCCATGCGCTACCTGGCGCTGGCCAGCCCCGGGTTCGTCGAGAGGCATTTCCCCGACGGCTTCGTTGCGGGACAATTGGCCCAGACCCCGGCGCTGGTCTATGGCCCCGATGACCTGTTGCAGCACCGCTACCTGGCTGAACTGGGCATCGAGGGTGGTTTCCTGCACCACCTGTGTCCTTCGTCGGAAGGCTTCCTGCGCATGGCCGAGCATGGGCTTGGCTGGGGCCTGGTGCCGGCGTTGCAGGCACGCACGCAGTTGGCCAGCGGCACCTTGGTGCAGCTGTTGCCAGAGCGCTGGATCGATGTACCGCTGTATTGGCACCACTGGCGTCATGGCGGGCAATTGCTGAGCGACCTAACGGACCACCTGGCACGCCAGGCGGCACGCTGGTTGGTGGCATGA
- a CDS encoding LysE/ArgO family amino acid transporter, with product MWHSYMNGLMVAAGLIMAIGTQNAFVLAQSLRREHHLPVAALCVLCDAVLVTLGVFGLANVLVHSPLLLSVARWGGAAFLLWYGAQALRRACSRQSLQQGQHSGQRSRRAVLLSALAVTLLNPHVYLDTVLLIGSLGAQQAEPGAYVAGAASASLLWFFTLALGAAWLAPWLARPATWRLLDLMVAVMMFAVAAQLIVA from the coding sequence ATGTGGCACAGTTATATGAACGGTCTGATGGTCGCGGCGGGGCTGATCATGGCAATCGGTACCCAGAATGCCTTTGTGCTGGCCCAGAGCCTGCGCCGCGAGCATCACCTGCCCGTCGCGGCGTTATGCGTGCTGTGCGACGCGGTGCTGGTGACCCTGGGTGTGTTCGGGCTGGCCAACGTACTGGTCCACAGCCCATTGCTGCTAAGCGTGGCGCGTTGGGGTGGCGCGGCCTTCCTGTTGTGGTACGGCGCCCAGGCATTACGCCGTGCCTGTTCCCGGCAGAGCCTGCAACAAGGCCAGCACAGCGGCCAGCGTTCGCGTCGGGCAGTGTTGCTCAGCGCCCTGGCGGTCACCTTGCTCAACCCCCATGTGTACCTGGACACCGTACTGCTCATTGGCTCCCTGGGCGCCCAGCAGGCCGAACCCGGCGCGTACGTGGCCGGCGCCGCCAGCGCGTCCTTGCTGTGGTTCTTCACCCTGGCCCTGGGTGCGGCGTGGCTGGCCCCTTGGCTGGCGCGGCCCGCCACGTGGCGGCTGCTGGATCTGATGGTGGCGGTGATGATGTTCGCCGTGGCAGCACAACTGATCGTTGCCTGA
- a CDS encoding superoxide dismutase, producing MAFELPPLPYAHDALQPHISKETLEYHHDKHHNTYVVNLNNLVPGTEFEGKTLEEIVKSSSGGIFNNAAQVWNHTFYWNCLAPNAGGQPTGALAEAINAAFGSFDKFKEEFSKTSIGTFGSGWGWLVKKADGSLALASTIGAGNPLTSGDTPLLTCDVWEHAYYIDYRNLRPKYVEAFWSLVNWKFVAEQFEGKTFTA from the coding sequence ATGGCTTTTGAATTGCCGCCGCTGCCCTACGCCCACGATGCGCTGCAGCCGCACATCTCCAAAGAGACGCTGGAATACCACCACGACAAGCACCACAACACCTACGTCGTGAACCTGAACAACCTGGTGCCAGGCACCGAGTTCGAAGGCAAGACCCTGGAAGAAATCGTCAAGTCTTCCTCCGGTGGCATCTTCAACAACGCCGCCCAGGTCTGGAACCACACTTTCTACTGGAACTGCCTGGCGCCAAACGCCGGTGGCCAGCCTACCGGCGCCCTGGCCGAGGCCATCAACGCTGCGTTCGGCTCCTTCGACAAGTTCAAGGAAGAGTTCAGCAAGACTTCCATCGGCACCTTCGGCTCCGGCTGGGGCTGGCTGGTGAAGAAAGCTGACGGCTCCCTGGCCCTGGCCAGCACCATTGGCGCCGGCAACCCGCTGACCAGCGGCGACACCCCGCTGCTGACCTGCGATGTCTGGGAACACGCTTACTACATCGACTACCGCAACCTGCGTCCGAAGTATGTCGAGGCGTTCTGGAGCCTGGTCAACTGGAAGTTCGTGGCTGAGCAGTTCGAAGGTAAAACCTTCACTGCCTAA
- a CDS encoding putative bifunctional diguanylate cyclase/phosphodiesterase, whose amino-acid sequence MKLELKNSLSVKLLRVVLLSALIVGVVLSCAQIVFDAYKTRQAVANDAARILDMFRDPSTQAVYSLDREMGMQVIEGLFQDNAVRIASIGHPNEPMLAEKTRPPLKTATRWLTDPILGQERTFTTQLVGRGPYSEYYGDLSITLDTAPYGQGFIMSSVIIFISGVLRAMAMGLALYLVYHWLLTRPLKQIIEHLTQINPDRPSEHKLPALKGHEKNELGLWINTANQLLASIERNTHLRHEAENSLLRMAQYDFLTGLPNRQQLQSQLDKILIDAGRLQRRVAVLCVGLDDFKSINEQFTYQTGDQLLLALADRLRAHSGRLGALARLGGDQFALVQADIDQPYQAAELAQSILDDLEAPFGPDLQEIRLRATIGITLFPEDGDSTEKLLQKAEQTMTLAKSRSRNRYQFYIASVDSEMRRRRELEKDLREAIARGQLFLAYQPQISYRDHRVVGVEALLRWQHPEHGLVPPDQFIPLAEQNGSIIAIGEWVMDQACRQLREWLDQGFNDLRMAVNLSTVQLHHAELPRVVSNFLQIYRLPPRSLELEVTETGLMEDISTAAQHLLSLRRSGALIAIDDFGTGYSSLSYLKSLPLDKIKIDKSFVQDLLEDDDDATIVRAIIQLGKSLGMQVIAEGVETLEQERYIISEGCHEGQGYLYSKPLPARELTAFLKQAQRSQAVSL is encoded by the coding sequence TTGAAGCTGGAACTCAAGAACAGCTTGTCGGTGAAGTTGCTACGCGTTGTGCTGCTCTCTGCGCTGATCGTAGGGGTAGTGCTCAGTTGCGCCCAAATCGTGTTCGATGCCTACAAGACCCGTCAGGCCGTGGCCAACGATGCCGCGCGGATCCTCGACATGTTCCGCGACCCGTCCACCCAGGCGGTGTACAGCCTCGACCGGGAAATGGGTATGCAGGTCATCGAAGGCCTGTTCCAGGACAATGCGGTGCGCATCGCCTCCATCGGGCACCCCAATGAACCGATGCTGGCCGAGAAGACCCGCCCACCGCTAAAGACCGCCACACGCTGGCTGACCGACCCCATCCTGGGCCAGGAGCGCACCTTCACCACGCAACTGGTGGGCCGCGGGCCCTACAGCGAATACTATGGCGACTTGAGCATCACCCTGGACACCGCGCCCTACGGCCAGGGTTTCATCATGAGTTCGGTGATCATCTTCATTTCCGGTGTATTGCGCGCCATGGCCATGGGCCTGGCTTTGTACCTGGTGTACCACTGGCTGCTGACCCGGCCGCTCAAACAGATCATCGAACACCTGACGCAAATCAACCCCGACCGCCCCAGCGAACACAAGCTGCCAGCGCTCAAGGGCCACGAGAAAAACGAACTGGGGCTGTGGATCAATACCGCCAACCAGCTGCTGGCGTCCATCGAGCGCAACACGCACCTGCGCCATGAAGCTGAAAACAGCCTGCTGCGCATGGCCCAGTACGACTTCCTCACCGGCCTGCCCAACCGCCAGCAACTGCAGTCACAGCTGGACAAGATCCTGATCGATGCCGGCCGGTTGCAGCGCCGGGTAGCTGTGTTGTGCGTCGGCCTGGACGATTTCAAGAGCATCAACGAGCAATTCACCTACCAGACCGGCGACCAATTGCTGCTGGCCCTGGCCGACCGCCTGCGGGCCCACAGCGGCCGCCTCGGGGCCCTGGCACGCCTGGGGGGCGACCAGTTCGCCCTGGTACAGGCCGACATCGACCAGCCCTACCAGGCCGCCGAACTGGCGCAAAGCATTCTTGACGACCTGGAGGCCCCCTTCGGCCCCGACCTGCAGGAGATCCGCCTGCGCGCGACCATCGGCATCACCCTGTTCCCCGAGGACGGCGACAGTACTGAAAAGCTGCTGCAGAAAGCCGAACAGACCATGACCTTGGCCAAGTCCCGCTCGCGCAACCGCTACCAGTTCTACATCGCCAGCGTCGACAGTGAAATGCGCCGGCGTCGCGAGCTGGAAAAGGACCTGCGCGAAGCCATCGCGCGCGGCCAACTGTTCCTCGCTTACCAGCCCCAGATCAGCTATCGCGACCATCGCGTGGTCGGGGTGGAGGCCTTGCTGCGCTGGCAGCACCCTGAGCACGGCCTGGTGCCCCCCGACCAGTTCATCCCTCTGGCCGAACAGAACGGCAGCATCATCGCCATCGGTGAATGGGTCATGGACCAGGCCTGCCGACAACTGCGCGAATGGCTGGACCAGGGCTTCAATGACCTGCGCATGGCGGTCAACCTCTCCACCGTGCAGCTGCACCACGCCGAACTGCCACGAGTGGTCAGCAACTTCCTGCAGATCTACCGCCTGCCGCCGCGCAGCCTGGAACTGGAAGTCACCGAAACCGGCCTGATGGAAGACATCAGCACCGCCGCCCAGCACCTGCTGAGCCTGCGCCGCTCGGGCGCCTTGATCGCCATCGACGACTTCGGCACCGGCTACTCCTCGCTCAGTTACCTGAAATCGCTGCCACTGGACAAGATCAAGATCGACAAGAGCTTCGTCCAGGACCTGCTGGAAGACGACGATGACGCCACCATCGTGCGAGCCATCATCCAGCTGGGCAAAAGCCTGGGCATGCAGGTGATCGCCGAAGGCGTGGAAACCCTTGAGCAGGAACGCTACATCATTTCCGAAGGCTGCCACGAGGGCCAGGGCTACCTGTACAGCAAACCGCTGCCAGCCCGCGAATTGACCGCCTTCCTCAAGCAGGCCCAGCGTAGCCAGGCAGTGAGCCTTTAA